A single Tuberibacillus sp. Marseille-P3662 DNA region contains:
- the fabD gene encoding ACP S-malonyltransferase, translating to MGKLAFVFPGQGSQYVGMGQDIVEAYPDAKDIFQAADERLGFSLSDIIFNGPDDTLTLTENTQPALLTVSTALMRIMQREGLTPDYAAGHSLGEYSALVAAGALSFEDAVFAVRQRGQFMAQAVPAGEGSMAAVMGLKADSLTELCEQVTSSGESVQLANINSTSQIVISGTAKGVEQAGELAKEKGAKRVIPLNVSGPFHSSLMKPAADQLSTVLNDIDIQEAECPVIANVTADVVTSSDNIYQRLIEQLYSPVRWVESVETMKASGVDTYIEIGPGKVLSGLIKKVDRRAAIYQVNDVASLQETLNAIKEGEA from the coding sequence ATGGGTAAACTCGCTTTTGTTTTTCCTGGACAAGGATCACAATACGTTGGAATGGGTCAGGATATTGTTGAAGCGTATCCTGATGCTAAGGACATTTTTCAGGCTGCTGATGAACGCCTAGGTTTTTCACTTAGTGACATCATTTTTAACGGGCCAGATGATACGCTGACGTTAACTGAAAATACACAACCGGCGCTGCTTACTGTCAGCACTGCTCTTATGCGCATCATGCAGCGCGAAGGACTCACTCCTGATTATGCAGCTGGTCATAGTTTGGGGGAATACAGTGCATTGGTAGCAGCCGGAGCCTTATCATTTGAGGATGCTGTTTTTGCTGTACGCCAGCGTGGGCAGTTTATGGCACAAGCAGTTCCAGCTGGCGAAGGCTCAATGGCGGCTGTCATGGGTTTGAAAGCAGATTCATTAACGGAGCTATGCGAACAAGTCACGTCTTCCGGTGAAAGTGTGCAGCTCGCTAATATTAACAGTACGAGCCAGATTGTTATTTCAGGAACGGCGAAGGGCGTTGAGCAAGCAGGAGAGCTGGCTAAAGAAAAAGGAGCCAAGCGCGTGATTCCGTTGAATGTGAGCGGACCGTTTCATTCTAGTCTGATGAAACCGGCGGCGGATCAATTGTCAACCGTCTTAAATGATATTGATATACAAGAGGCTGAATGTCCCGTCATAGCTAATGTCACGGCTGATGTTGTAACCTCTTCAGATAATATTTATCAGCGTTTAATTGAACAACTTTATTCGCCTGTCCGCTGGGTGGAAAGTGTTGAAACAATGAAAGCCTCAGGTGTTGATACGTATATTGAGATTGGTCCGGGCAAAGTATTGTCAGGATTGATTAAAAAGGTTGATCGACGGGCCGCCATCTATCAAGTAAATGATGTGGCTTCTCTACAGGAAACCCTCAATGCTATTAAGGAAGGTGAGGCCTAA